Proteins from a single region of Starkeya sp. ORNL1:
- a CDS encoding CesT family type III secretion system chaperone translates to MQAIRQEVDRVLSELGAAVGTPLRLNAEGLIALEFADDITCTIEVPDGANRIFMHALVDRVPREGREAMLTRMLKRNLFEIAVPGAWLALDSDGEHILLCCSAPTQPADLDSLPDTLLALVTEAGELRRLLLKHDDSGADTGQDRPAFDASTLFFRG, encoded by the coding sequence ATGCAGGCAATACGGCAGGAGGTCGATCGCGTCCTCTCCGAACTCGGCGCCGCCGTGGGCACGCCGCTGCGCCTCAATGCCGAAGGGCTGATCGCGCTCGAATTCGCCGACGACATCACCTGCACCATCGAGGTCCCGGACGGGGCGAACCGCATATTCATGCATGCGCTGGTCGATCGCGTGCCGCGCGAAGGGCGCGAGGCCATGCTGACGCGGATGCTCAAGCGCAATCTGTTCGAGATCGCCGTCCCGGGCGCCTGGCTCGCGCTCGATTCCGATGGCGAGCACATCCTGCTGTGCTGTTCGGCACCCACTCAGCCGGCCGACCTCGATAGCCTCCCCGACACGTTGCTCGCCCTCGTCACCGAAGCCGGCGAGTTGCGGCGCTTGTTGCTCAAGCACGATGATTCGGGCGCGGATACCGGGCAAGACAGGCCGGCTTTCGACGCCTCCACATTGTTCTTCCGCGGCTAA
- a CDS encoding response regulator: MPKILLVEDNEMNRDMLTRRLARAGYEIVHAADGEEAIVKAVDETPDLILMDLSLPKIDGWEATRRIRAKDGQAGLPVIALTAHAMAGDRERALAAGCDDFDTKPVDLPRLLGKIETLLARPR, from the coding sequence ATGCCGAAGATCCTGCTCGTCGAGGACAATGAGATGAACCGCGACATGCTGACGAGGCGGCTCGCGCGTGCCGGCTATGAGATCGTGCACGCGGCGGACGGCGAGGAAGCGATCGTCAAGGCGGTGGACGAGACGCCGGACCTCATATTGATGGATCTCAGCCTGCCGAAGATCGACGGCTGGGAAGCCACGCGGCGCATCCGCGCCAAAGACGGCCAGGCCGGCCTGCCGGTCATCGCGCTTACCGCCCACGCCATGGCTGGCGACCGCGAACGGGCGCTGGCCGCCGGTTGCGACGACTTCGACACCAAGCCGGTCGACCTGCCGCGCCTGCTCGGCAAGATCGAGACGCTGCTGGCACGGCCGCGCTGA